A window from Rhizosphaericola mali encodes these proteins:
- a CDS encoding helix-turn-helix domain-containing protein encodes MARLDDIDTELKEKIALRIKALRMSTGKIQSAFAIDAEKDRQTINRWEGGRGISIYSINKFCKDIGIELWEFFRYREFLNFPEKDSNKDIIPLKENQ; translated from the coding sequence ATGGCAAGACTTGACGATATTGATACCGAGTTAAAAGAGAAAATAGCCCTAAGAATCAAGGCATTAAGAATGTCTACCGGTAAAATACAGTCAGCATTTGCAATTGATGCAGAAAAGGATAGGCAAACAATCAACAGATGGGAAGGAGGGCGAGGAATATCAATATATTCAATTAATAAGTTTTGTAAGGATATTGGAATTGAACTATGGGAGTTTTTTCGATATAGAGAATTTCTAAATTTTCCTGAGAAAGACTCAAATAAAGATATTATACCACTCAAAGAGAATCAATAG
- a CDS encoding SusC/RagA family TonB-linked outer membrane protein — protein MRKLTLMGVLGMLLPMLFLKAQTIRGRVISSTGDVLPNTRLHLIKVTTIKFTDDKGFFTLYVAQKDTLEISHIGYQTERMPVSSKDTFLTIKLSSISDLDEVVVSTGYQQITKERATGSYDFVSNHLINRSITTNILERIENLTPGLLFNHGVYTGDDMLIRGRSTIYANASPLIVIDNFPYDGDIKNINPNDIESITILKDAAAASIWGARAGNGVIVMTTKKGLNKKPMVELTNNFTFVPKPNMFNISRISSSEYIDLEKNLYADGYYSSQILDPSHPALTPVVELLLAKDAGSISSSDADAEIEKLKQYDVRNDVSKYLYRGGLNRQSAVNIRGSSPNLNYFLSMGWDHNISNLVSDKTDRITIRSKNEIKLSPKFQIGTGISYAQDLSTSGNNPGYSIVGSDGQKSYPYMRLADNSGTPPPVYLTNRKTYLDTVGRGNLLDWTYKPLADIYEQKNNLSIKDYVINTDFHYQILPSLSAEARYQYENSLSTTKNLYRDSSYYARDLTNKFTQEDVNGNFSYPVARGGILDYSYGEILSHQGRAQLNYNTTFLGAHKVTAIAGMEMRSIINKSNSVRYYGYDEGLETSNGYVDYSTLYSYYNNALIQSYIPNGQSTGKTTANFFSYYGNAAYSYKDRYTFSGSFRKDEANLFGVATNQKGTPLWSIGGSWSIAKEKFYSVQWLPELKFRTTFGYNGNTSSVASALTTASFYQNNLGLQYAVINNPPNSKLRWERDGIWNAGIDFATKGRILYGSIEYYKKSAKDLLSQAPVDPTLGFYQNNAAGNGAYFYGNVASMKGSGWDISINSLNVSSKISWTTSLIFSYAFTKVTQFLMPTSGSGTNYLYSNTINPIVGRPLFSIYSYHWKGLDPENGDPVGYLDGAPSKDYSSIISTTPLDSMVYNGSSSPKYFGALRNTITIGKWSVSFNISYKLGYYFRKTSSLSYSTLFDTWNGSGEYSNRWRQPGDERMTHVPSLPQYPFQDLSSRDFFYQYSSLNVLKGDNIRLEDISFGYESHRDSRLRLPFENIRVYIYLSNIGTLWKANKDGIDPYYYNNIPSAGMNSSLGVNITF, from the coding sequence ATGCGAAAATTAACGCTCATGGGCGTACTGGGGATGCTTTTGCCTATGCTTTTCCTAAAGGCGCAGACTATTAGGGGACGAGTAATATCGTCTACGGGAGATGTTTTGCCCAATACCAGACTACATTTAATAAAAGTCACAACTATAAAATTCACGGATGATAAGGGATTTTTCACTTTATATGTTGCACAAAAAGATACACTAGAAATTTCACATATTGGCTATCAAACAGAAAGAATGCCCGTTAGTTCTAAAGACACTTTTTTAACTATAAAACTATCATCGATCTCTGATTTGGATGAGGTGGTGGTTTCCACGGGTTACCAACAAATCACAAAAGAAAGGGCAACGGGGAGCTATGATTTTGTAAGTAATCATCTAATTAACAGAAGCATTACGACAAATATCCTAGAGCGTATTGAAAACTTAACGCCAGGATTGCTATTTAATCACGGGGTTTATACTGGCGATGATATGTTGATAAGAGGCAGAAGTACTATTTATGCAAATGCCTCTCCTTTGATAGTCATTGACAATTTTCCATATGACGGGGACATTAAGAACATCAATCCCAATGATATTGAGAGTATTACTATCCTTAAGGATGCGGCGGCGGCATCTATCTGGGGCGCACGGGCAGGCAATGGCGTGATCGTAATGACTACAAAAAAAGGTTTAAATAAAAAGCCAATGGTCGAATTGACTAATAATTTCACTTTTGTTCCCAAGCCTAATATGTTTAATATTTCACGTATTTCCAGTTCAGAATACATTGATCTTGAAAAAAATCTTTATGCAGACGGATACTATTCCAGTCAGATTCTAGATCCGTCCCATCCTGCGTTAACGCCAGTCGTCGAGTTACTGTTAGCAAAGGATGCTGGAAGTATTTCTTCCAGCGATGCAGATGCCGAGATAGAAAAGTTGAAACAATATGATGTGAGAAATGATGTATCCAAATATCTTTATAGAGGTGGGCTAAACCGACAAAGCGCGGTTAATATCCGGGGAAGCAGTCCAAATTTGAATTACTTTCTATCCATGGGGTGGGATCATAATATTTCCAACCTTGTTAGTGATAAAACGGATCGTATTACAATTCGCTCGAAAAATGAAATCAAACTCTCCCCGAAATTTCAAATAGGGACTGGCATAAGTTATGCGCAAGACCTGAGTACATCGGGTAATAATCCCGGTTATTCGATTGTTGGCAGTGATGGCCAAAAGAGTTATCCCTACATGAGGCTGGCAGATAATTCAGGGACTCCGCCGCCAGTTTATTTGACTAACAGGAAGACCTATCTTGATACGGTTGGAAGAGGTAATCTTTTAGACTGGACATACAAACCTTTGGCCGACATATATGAACAAAAAAATAACTTATCCATTAAGGATTATGTCATTAACACAGATTTTCATTACCAGATACTTCCTTCTTTGTCTGCGGAGGCAAGATACCAGTATGAAAATTCATTATCGACAACTAAAAATCTTTACCGGGATTCCTCTTATTATGCAAGAGACCTTACCAATAAGTTTACCCAAGAAGATGTGAATGGAAATTTTTCTTATCCTGTTGCTCGTGGCGGGATCTTGGATTATAGTTATGGAGAAATCCTGTCTCATCAGGGTAGAGCGCAGTTGAATTATAACACTACATTTTTGGGGGCGCACAAAGTAACCGCTATAGCTGGTATGGAAATGAGGAGCATTATAAATAAATCAAACAGTGTCCGCTATTACGGCTATGATGAGGGTCTGGAAACATCCAACGGTTATGTCGATTATTCTACGCTATATAGTTATTACAATAATGCGCTGATACAGAGTTATATCCCCAATGGACAATCGACAGGCAAAACAACGGCAAACTTCTTTTCCTACTATGGTAATGCAGCATACAGTTACAAAGATAGATATACGTTTTCCGGTAGTTTCCGAAAAGATGAGGCAAATCTTTTTGGGGTTGCCACCAATCAAAAAGGGACTCCCTTGTGGTCTATCGGAGGGAGTTGGAGCATCGCCAAGGAAAAATTCTATTCCGTTCAATGGCTGCCCGAACTAAAATTTAGGACAACCTTTGGATACAATGGCAATACTTCTAGTGTAGCCTCAGCACTTACCACGGCCTCTTTTTATCAAAATAACCTAGGACTTCAATATGCGGTAATCAACAATCCCCCCAATAGTAAATTAAGATGGGAACGTGATGGGATATGGAATGCAGGTATAGACTTTGCTACAAAAGGAAGAATACTATATGGCAGTATAGAGTATTATAAAAAAAGCGCGAAGGACCTCCTTTCCCAGGCTCCCGTGGATCCTACATTGGGATTTTACCAAAACAATGCAGCAGGCAACGGGGCTTACTTTTATGGCAATGTCGCTTCTATGAAAGGCTCTGGGTGGGATATAAGCATAAATTCACTCAATGTAAGCTCTAAAATATCTTGGACAACCTCCCTTATTTTTTCATATGCGTTTACAAAAGTGACCCAATTTCTTATGCCTACCTCTGGTTCAGGCACGAACTATTTGTATTCCAATACGATTAATCCAATTGTCGGTCGCCCCCTTTTTAGTATATACAGTTACCACTGGAAAGGTCTTGATCCTGAAAACGGAGATCCAGTAGGTTATTTGGATGGTGCTCCTAGTAAAGATTATAGTTCGATCATCAGCACGACACCGTTGGACAGTATGGTTTATAACGGTAGTTCGTCTCCTAAATATTTTGGAGCCTTAAGAAATACGATAACCATTGGCAAGTGGAGTGTATCATTCAATATTTCGTATAAACTTGGGTACTATTTCAGAAAAACCTCCTCGTTGAGTTACTCAACACTTTTCGATACTTGGAATGGAAGTGGAGAGTATTCAAATCGTTGGCGACAACCTGGTGATGAACGTATGACCCATGTTCCTTCCTTGCCGCAATATCCTTTCCAGGATCTTAGTTCAAGAGATTTTTTCTATCAGTACTCC